ACAAATTCTGAGCCTGATATAGAAAAGAAAGGTACACCTGCTTCTCCAGCAACTGCTTTAGCTAATAGAGTTTTACCTGTACCAGGAGGGCCAACAAGAAGGACACCTTTTGGGATTTTTGCGCCAACAGCTGTAAATCTATCTGGACTTTTAAGAAAATCTACAACTTCAGTTAACTCTAATTTGGCACCTTCTACACCAGCCACATCTGAAAAGGTAACTTGTGTAGATGGTTCCATTTGCAGTCTGGCTTTACTTTTGCCAAAACTCATAGCAGGATTACCTCCACCTGCATTACCGCTTTGAGATCTTCTGAAAAGAAAAAATAGTCCTCCAATTAGGAGTACTGGGAAAATTAAACTACTTACAGCCTGTTGCCATGGATTGGCTAACTTTGTAGGTGTTACAGCTATGTCAACGTTATTCTCGGTGAGTATTTTTAATAAATCTTTGTCAGGGGCTAGATTCACCTCCGATCTGCTTCCGTCATTTTCCACAACTTGAGCAGTAGCATTGTCTGGAGATATTAAGACTCTACTTATTTCTTTATCCTGAACTGCCTCTATAAATTCACTATACCTTAAGGTCTTTGTAGCATTCTCTGTATTAGGTTTATCAAAAACAGAAGTACCTATGAAAATGACAGTAATTACAGCTAGGACATAAAGTCCTACGTTTCTCCAACGTTTGTTCACGATAAATAATATTTAATAAATCTATAATACTAATAATAAAACAATATTAAGAGTTTCTTAGAACATCTACTACACTTTTGAATGCAAACCATTCGGGAATTGGTTCTCCATTCCTCAATTTCTTTCTAAATTCTGTACCACTAAGTTTCATAATTTGATAATTAAATTCCTGAGCCTCTTCAGCCGTAATATATCCTTTTTCCTTTGTATAAACTAAATTTTTTGAAGGAACAGTTTGCATCATTAACTCGCCTGCACATTTATTCGCAAAATCTTGAGCGTCATAGGGACCATAAAAATCTTCACCAGTTGATGATGACTTACATCCAGCCATATCTCTACCAATAATAAAATGGGTGCAGCCATAATTCCTTCTAATTATCATATGTTGAAGAGCTTCTCTTGGCCCTGCCATATGCATTGAATAAGGTAAAAATGCCCATTTTATTCTTTCATCAGATATTTCTTCTTCCAATTCTTTATATGTCAAATATCGCACTTTACCAGGAATATCATCTTGTTGTGTTGGCCCACAAGTTGGATGTACTAAAACAACTGAATTTGGAGAGACATTGTCTGAAAGTAAGGCATTAGTAAATAATTCATAATGAGCTCTATGAATTGGATTTCTGCATTGAAATGCAACTACATCATAATTTGAGGGCAATGTAGCTCTAACTTCTTCAGGAGTTTTGCAGGGAAATTCCCTAATTGGTATTTCTAAACCATAAATTTTCCCTCCAATGTAATATCGTCCTCGCTCATTAAAGATCATCTTTACAGCGGGATGATCTAGAGAATTAGTGCCATAACAAAGCTCAGCTTCTAATGATTTATCAGGCTCCCATTTAGAAATAACTTCTAAAACTGCTATTTTTTGTTTTTTATAGGTAAGCAATATTGTTTCTCCAGCTTTTACTTCTTCATTATTTGAATCAAATACAATGGGTAACCCAAAAAGTAAACCGCTTGTATCTCTATTATTATGAATTACTGATTTGTAGTTATTTTCATCCATAAAACCTTCCAATGGAGAAAAAGCACCAACCATCAAAAGTTCCACATCGCATGCATTTCTCTCGCTGCATTCAAACTCATAAGAAACTTTAGAGATAAGTTCATTTTTAAGATTTTTATCTTTAATAATTAAATTTTTTAGTTCCCCTCCATAAGCCGGTATTAGTCCATTATTGTCTGTTTTTGTTTTTTGTTGTAATTCCATTTTTTCAAATTTATAAAGAAAAATTTTAAAAAAAAAAGAGGGGTTAACCCCTCTTATTTTTTTTAACTAGTTATTATGCCTTTCTTCCGTATAGCTCTCCAACTATTTTTACATCAAGTGGTTCTTTTGAACCCATATCTGTATCTGACGGTTGGATAGCTTCAAAAGTACCAGCAAATTCGTCTGTATCAGAATCTACATTATTGATTGAAAGAGTAATAACTCCAGTACCGTTTACATCAACTTTAATATTCTCTTTGGCAAGTTCTTCATCATCGCCTCCTAATGCAACTAAACCTTGAGCATATTCAACACCAGTATTTTTAGCTCTTGCTTTAGGATCTAGAAAATCACCAGTTCTGTAATTAGGTGTAAATGTAGAACCACTCACCTCAGTGCCTGGTTCAATAGATGAGGGTACATTAGCTGTAAGCTCTTTTGCTGAAAATGCAAATGGCACCTCTAATCCCCCAGGAGTTAAGACAGTAATAAGTTGAAAATCAATCCCACCTTTTTCAGTGAAAGTTCCGGAGTTGATTTCTCCATAAACTTCAGTCACTGTAGTGTTATTCCTTGGACTAATAATTTTTGTAGATACAAATTCTGCAGCTTTTCTTTTTGTCCCTGGTACTTTTACATAAACTTCAGTTGGGTGCATGCAAATTCCTTTAAGGCTATCTCCACTCCCTAAGGATATTGATCCTACAAGAGATGAGTCTAATGTAGGGCAATCATTAGCTTTACCTGTATTAACAACATCAGTGAATTCTGCATTTCCTCTCTCAGAAAAAGCAAATGTTTGAACAGGTACGAAAGCAAATGTTATACAAATTGAGATAACAAAAGCTAAGAAAGAACGAATTCTCATAATTTAAAGTAGCAGTAAATTTCTGT
The window above is part of the Prochlorococcus marinus CUG1415 genome. Proteins encoded here:
- the sat gene encoding sulfate adenylyltransferase yields the protein MELQQKTKTDNNGLIPAYGGELKNLIIKDKNLKNELISKVSYEFECSERNACDVELLMVGAFSPLEGFMDENNYKSVIHNNRDTSGLLFGLPIVFDSNNEEVKAGETILLTYKKQKIAVLEVISKWEPDKSLEAELCYGTNSLDHPAVKMIFNERGRYYIGGKIYGLEIPIREFPCKTPEEVRATLPSNYDVVAFQCRNPIHRAHYELFTNALLSDNVSPNSVVLVHPTCGPTQQDDIPGKVRYLTYKELEEEISDERIKWAFLPYSMHMAGPREALQHMIIRRNYGCTHFIIGRDMAGCKSSSTGEDFYGPYDAQDFANKCAGELMMQTVPSKNLVYTKEKGYITAEEAQEFNYQIMKLSGTEFRKKLRNGEPIPEWFAFKSVVDVLRNS
- a CDS encoding photosystem II manganese-stabilizing polypeptide, which translates into the protein MRIRSFLAFVISICITFAFVPVQTFAFSERGNAEFTDVVNTGKANDCPTLDSSLVGSISLGSGDSLKGICMHPTEVYVKVPGTKRKAAEFVSTKIISPRNNTTVTEVYGEINSGTFTEKGGIDFQLITVLTPGGLEVPFAFSAKELTANVPSSIEPGTEVSGSTFTPNYRTGDFLDPKARAKNTGVEYAQGLVALGGDDEELAKENIKVDVNGTGVITLSINNVDSDTDEFAGTFEAIQPSDTDMGSKEPLDVKIVGELYGRKA